The Penicillium oxalicum strain HP7-1 chromosome VI, whole genome shotgun sequence genome window below encodes:
- a CDS encoding Arsenate reductase, producing MSSISIATLPRMNRDALSALLLKGISADKLAIVDVRDSDHIGGHIKSSTWVPSSSLDVRLPELLRTLKDMDTVVFHCALSQQRGPSAALRYLRERERILGEEECKKQEVYVLEGGFVQWQDKYGNDERLTEAYVADIWREY from the exons ATGTCTTCCATCTCAATCGCAACTCTACCACGCATGAACCGCGATGCTCTCTCGGCACTCCTCCTTAAAGGCATTTCAGCCGACAAACTAGCAATCGTGGATGTTCGAGACTCGG ATCATATTGGTGGACACATCAAGTCCTCAACGTGGGTACCCAGCTCCAGCCTAGACGTGCGTCTGCCCGAACTTCTTCGCACTCTCAAGGACATGGACACGGTAGTCTTCCACTGTGCTCTCAGCCAGCAGCGTGGCCCGTCTGCAGCTCTTCGCTACCTGCGAGAACGTGAGCGTATTCtgggagaggaagaatgcAAGAAGCAGGAGGTTTATGTGTTAGAAGGTGGCTTCGTGCAGTGGCAGGACAAGTATGGGAATGATGAGAGGTTGACTGAGGCCTATGTTGCTGATATCTGGAGGGAATATTAA